A genome region from Triticum aestivum cultivar Chinese Spring chromosome 2B, IWGSC CS RefSeq v2.1, whole genome shotgun sequence includes the following:
- the LOC123039074 gene encoding uncharacterized protein, translating into MMESEMPPPASPPHVADDPEVSSRRVSSDPQRPEVNSSATRSPEYSAPRESNKKSLGLSGVQPDTLMGLLEQAAISEAHRTLMGTVVERISSAKNGLNEAFTSLLRGFEAAEGPAVGRTAGFAELKRQLDMADANIVLVNKHLDEAHGMYFWML; encoded by the exons atgatggagagcgagatgcctccgcctgcctccccgcctcatgtggcggacgaccctgaggtgtcgtcacggagggtttcttctgatccgcaaaggccagaagttaactcttcggccacccgaagtccggagtattcggctcctagggagagcaacaaaaagagtcTCGGACTGTCCGGTGTACAACCGGACACACTgatgggccttctggagcaagcggctatctcagaggcgcatcgtaccttaatgggtacggtggttgagaggatttcatccgccaagaacgggttgaatgaagcttttacgagcctgctaagaggctttgag gcggctgagggtccggcggtTGGCCGGACTGCTGgttttgccgagctgaagcggcagcTTGACATGGCGGATGCCAACATCGTTCTTGTGAACAAGCatcttgacgaggcacatggtatgtatttttgg ATGCTGTGA